The genomic DNA CAGTGCCTCCTGCCAGGTGACGAGAAATTCATCAATATGAAACTTGAGCCCGTGCTGAAGGATCTTTTCGGCGAACAATGCGCACACGAGATCCTCGCGATACTGGAACCGGTCCGGCATGCGTTCACTGCGGCAGGTGTACACGTTGAATATGCCGTCCACAACCTCGTACGGAATGATGCCCTGCATCGCTTCCAGCGTCACTTCCTTGTCGATTGCGTCCGGTTCCCAAGAGTTTTCCGATACCACGGATAGGAGCAAGGTGAGTACGCGGTATTCGTATCTGAAAATAGATATAAGGTCCGATGAGAGGGAAATGTTTAACCTTTAACCGAAGCGGCAATACATACTCTAGGTCCAACATTCGCACACGATCTTCTATCTCGATGGCACGATATTTTTTTAGCCCTTCATGGAACTCGTCCTTGCTGCACTGTACCGTGTCGAGCAACTGTTTAAACCGGAACAGCAACGAACGTTCGATGAGATGCTCATTCTCTGGCCCAGCGTACCGGGTCAAACGGAGCAGATCGATAATTTTACGGTACTTCGGCTTCACCTGGCGCAATTCGAAATAATCGTGAAATATTTTTACCACATCCTTCCGCTCCACCTCGTCCACCGAGTCgatcgtttcggaatcctcttcCTCTATGCTGCTGTCCATCGACGTGTTGACGCCGCTCTTGGGGCTTTTGATTGGCGATCGGCTGGTGGCCTGTGCAAGCTTCAGATTCTTTACCAAGAGcaaactgtttgaaatttcgGCCTCCTTCACTTCGTAGGTGCGTGATTCGGTGCAGAAAACAACCTTCTCGTTCAACGCACCCTTGAAACACATTTCGCTGCCGGTTTTAAGCTCGCCCAGAATATGCTCATCCACCTCGAGCAACTTGATGTTGCCCAAATCATGGTGCTCGCTCTCCGTGGGATAGTAAATTGCCTGGGCAACGTTTGTAAGATTTTTGTGGTCGAGCTTGGCGTGCCGAACGATCGTGCGCACATCGTCTATAGAGCGGGCGTAGCTGAAAATTTAAGGAAAAGTATACCCTTCGTTAGTTTGCTATGTGTTTTGGAACCGTTAACGTTAAAAGAATCACTCACTCTTGACTGTATATCATATTTTTCGCTATAAAGTTAGTTACTTTAAtcgtataaatatttttttcgtttattaaatgaaatcaaaacaatGGCTTTGGCGCCCTTGCGAAACGTCAACgaattgttttgttgctggagCACGCTCGCGCAGTACACAGGGTGGTTCTCATctaatttgaaatttgaaaatttatagcAGTTTTAAAATTCTGTAACTTTATAAGTTTTGTTGATCGTTGAAACAACCTAGAAGAGAATTCCGTTTTATTCTGCTTTTCTCGATACTAAAATATCGAGATACCTGTGCTCTACTTTTTATGACTTTCATGACTTCAATCATCCGTAGCTAAGTGGATGAGATTGGTTACCAGTTCCTTTTTGTTGAGAAATAGTGGAACAACAAGTGGTGCCCCATTTCCCATGGCAAAATGATAAAAGCCAATAATCAATTAAATTACACAACACCTTATGAGTTCATCTGCAAATACTCCTTGAATTATGTAATGTTATTTGATTTCGTTTCCCATCCATCCGCTACAGCAAGGAATGCATTACACCTGTAATGATAATCATCCTATCAAATCATCAATCCCTGCGACAACAGCAACATTGCACGCTGTACGCTTTGCCGTCTGTCGTTTTATTTCATGGCAAAAGCTGCTGATAGCCGATAGGCGGTTGGACATTTATCATCCCGCGGATCATGACCGTAAGAATTATCCATGACGCTCATCTTGAATGTGGGCTGCAGTCTGTGGCACAGTTGCAAATGCACCTGAACGAGGTTAAGACGAGCGAAAGAGTTGCACACGGCGTCACCGTCAGCGCCTTCTGACGCCGGCGCTGCTGATtccttgttttctttcctttgcgCAACCGGTGCGCAACGGTTGCATACATGGGACACCTTTTACCTTCTTCAAATGGCCAGCACGTATTTCGATAAGCGTGACGCTTGTTTTAACGTGCGCGGGACAATCGTATCACAAGCAGACGCAACCCAGCGCTGTGGAAGCCATCGTCGGGTTTTTGTGTGGCGTTCGTATTTGAATAGGATACAGGTGATGCCGTGAAACCCCACTCCGCCATGGCCGCTGGATGGAATCTCTTGGAGGAAGGAAAAGCGTGGAAAATTGCTCATCCCTTACGACGCTTGGTTTCGGATGGGACCGTAGATTTGTTTTCACCTCGTACGGGACCAGCAGCAGACAGCCGCGAAACGATTCCACGACCATTACACAATCGATGGGAAAGGGTTGTGCTGAATCTGAAATCACTGGGCATGGAGTGTTGAcatgaaatgtttttttttatcttgggAAGAATCTTGGAGGTATGTCAATTGTATAGTGGACATTTTTGGCAAAGCCCTGATAAAACAAGCGACTTCCAGAAAAACGTCATGTTTGAATAACTTTAGGTTTCGCTAACGGCTGACATTTTTGAAAAAGAGGACAGTAAAACATCATTCAAGGGCAATCCGGTGGGCGCtgttcttcacacgacaggactggggttcaaatctcatccagaggCCGCACAGcgataatttaaataaattattcggttatataaaatttaatttcaaccaGTATAAATTCCTGCACTATAATAGATCGTACAGAgatttg from Anopheles stephensi strain Indian chromosome 2, UCI_ANSTEP_V1.0, whole genome shotgun sequence includes the following:
- the LOC118507608 gene encoding sister chromatid cohesion protein DCC1 is translated as MIYSQDYARSIDDVRTIVRHAKLDHKNLTNVAQAIYYPTESEHHDLGNIKLLEVDEHILGELKTGSEMCFKGALNEKVVFCTESRTYEVKEAEISNSLLLVKNLKLAQATSRSPIKSPKSGVNTSMDSSIEEEDSETIDSVDEVERKDVVKIFHDYFELRQVKPKYRKIIDLLRLTRYAGPENEHLIERSLLFRFKQLLDTVQCSKDEFHEGLKKYRAIEIEDRVRMLDLEYEYRVLTLLLSVVSENSWEPDAIDKEVTLEAMQGIIPYEVVDGIFNVYTCRSERMPDRFQYREDLVCALFAEKILQHGLKFHIDEFLVTWQEALPEGFEANEQYLRGIGIIDREGSVPCVRGLNEADLPMNLLGRLDMLFRTKERWNLEQIEPYIECFATPTVGVTSILAKYTRSLVVNGVRMYVSKH